In a genomic window of Meleagris gallopavo isolate NT-WF06-2002-E0010 breed Aviagen turkey brand Nicholas breeding stock chromosome 1, Turkey_5.1, whole genome shotgun sequence:
- the AGBL3 gene encoding cytosolic carboxypeptidase 3 isoform X3: MKTPITPVRQKTVSSAQFMQELQNPCDLPPPGQFSQVHWPNQCEVSRDRIEHIDWIPSSPEPLYIPTGLEITPSYQPPHKGTVIYLGEGLCPVKQIFHQKVDNTLIFEARFESGNLQKVVKIRNEFEYQLTLRTDLYTSRHVQWFYFQVSNTQAGMPYRFTIVNFTKRKSLYRHGLRPLLYSEVDAKEHNIGWRRAGNEIKYYKTNVSEGGRQYFSLTWTFQFPHDRDTCYFAHCYPYTYSNLQKYLVAVSKDPVKSKFCKIHILCHSLAGNIVHVLTITNPPESGKDTKRKAVILTARVHPGETNSSWIMKGILDYILGNSSKAHQLRDTFVFKVVPMLNPDGVIVGNHRCSLTGHDLNRKYKSKVKKCYPSIWYTRNMIRRVMEKRDIFLYCDIHGHNRKQNAFMYGCEREQEPKAPHLRPRAFPLLLSKNCPDKFSFPDCHFRVRKSKESTGRVVMWKMGINNSYTLEASVCGSKLGWRQSTHFDIKDFESIGQHFCDALLNYSVDNKEEHEQVVTQQAKVSSEVLNSDALDWDSSSRSSDSSDSCDVAAHRLKLGTKKKTNHREIPLTALLRTELMKAKIPQALKFNTRYFMNFTQ; encoded by the exons atgAAGACTCCCATAACTCCCGTGAGGCAGAAGACAGTCAGCAGCGCACAGTTCATGCAG gagctgcagaatcCATGTGACTTACCACCTCCGGGTCAGTTTTCCCAGGTGCATTGGCCAAACCAGTGTGAAGTCAGCAGGGACAGAATTGAGCACATTG ACTGGATACCCAGTAGTCCTGAGCCGTTGTACATTCCAACAGGTTTGGAGATCACACCATCCTACCAACCTCCTCACAAGGGCACTGTGATTTATCTAGGAGAAG GTCTCTGCCCTGTGAAACAGATCTTCCATCAGAAAGTGGACAATACTCTCATCTTTGAAGCACGATTTGAGAGTGGTAATTTGCAGAAGGTGGTTAAAAT CAGAAATGAATTTGAATACCAGCTGACACTGCGAACTGACCTCTACACAAGCAGGCACGTGCAGTGGTTTTACTTCCAAGTAAGCAATACTCAGGCAGGGATGCCTTATCGCTTCACCATTGTCAACTTCACCAAGCGTAAAAGCCTGTATAGACATGGTTTGCGGCCGCTGTTGTACTCAGAAGTTGATGCTAAGGAACACAACATTGGCTGGCGAAGGGCAGGAAATGAAATCAAGTATTACAAAACCAATGTGAGTGAAGGTGGACGTCAGTATTTCTCACTCACGTGGACATTTCAGTTTCCTCATGACAGAGACACTTGCTATTTTGCCCACTGCTATCCTTATACCTACTCCAACCTGCAGAAGTATCTGGTGGCCGTCTCTAAAGATCCAGTGAAGTCCAAGTTCTGCAAGATTCACATCTTGTGCCATTCCTTGGCAGGAAATATAGTACACGTCTTAACTATCACCAACCCCCCTGAAAGTGGCAAGGacacaaagagaaaagctgtgatTCTAACTGCTAGAGTGCATCCTGGAGAAACCAACAGCTCCTGGATAATGAAGGGCATTCTGGATTACATTCTTGGTAATTCAAGCAAAGCTCATCAGCTCCGGGACACTTTTGTCTTCAAAGTGGTACCAATGTTGAATCCAGATGGTGTGATTGTGGGAAATCATCGCTGCTCTTTAACAGGTCATGACTTGAATCGCAAATACAAATCTAAAGTGAAGAAGTGTTATCCCTCAATCTGGTATACCCGAAACATGATCAGAAG AGTGATGGAGAAGCgtgacatttttctgtattgtgaCATCCATGGtcacaacagaaaacaaaatgctttcatgTATGGTTGTGAGAGAGAGCAGGAACCAAAAGCACCACACTTGCGTCCACGTGCCTTTCCACTCTTGCTGAGCAAGAATTGCCCAGATAAG TTTTCATTCCCAGACTGCCATTTCAGAGTACgaaagagcaaagaaagcaCAGGTCGAGTTGTAATGTGGAAGATGGGCATCAACAACAGCTACACTTTGGAAGCCTCTGTTTGTGGCTCTAAGCTGG GCTGGAGACAAAGCACCCATTTTGATATCAAAGACTTTGAGTCAATAGGACAGCATTTCTGTGACGCTCTCTTGAACTACTCTGTTGATAATAAGGAG GAACATGAGCAAGTAGTGACACAGCAAGCTAAGGTGAGCTCCGAAGTCCTGAATTCTGATGCATTAGACTGGGATTCCAG CAGCCGATCTTCTGACAGCTCAGACTCCTGTGATGTTGCTGCACACCGGCTAAAGCTAGGTACTAAG aaaaaaacaaaccatcgGGAGATCCCTTTAACAGCACTGCTAAGGACAGAActcatgaaagcaaaaat TCCTCAGGCACTGAAATTCAACACAAGATATTTCATGAACTTCACCCAGTAG
- the AGBL3 gene encoding cytosolic carboxypeptidase 3 isoform X1: MSACLESEDEDSHNSREAEDSQQRTVHADSVCADILPRAKQLPFDSEVVVPHLQELQNPCDLPPPGQFSQVHWPNQCEVSRDRIEHIDWIPSSPEPLYIPTGLEITPSYQPPHKGTVIYLGEGLCPVKQIFHQKVDNTLIFEARFESGNLQKVVKIRNEFEYQLTLRTDLYTSRHVQWFYFQVSNTQAGMPYRFTIVNFTKRKSLYRHGLRPLLYSEVDAKEHNIGWRRAGNEIKYYKTNVSEGGRQYFSLTWTFQFPHDRDTCYFAHCYPYTYSNLQKYLVAVSKDPVKSKFCKIHILCHSLAGNIVHVLTITNPPESGKDTKRKAVILTARVHPGETNSSWIMKGILDYILGNSSKAHQLRDTFVFKVVPMLNPDGVIVGNHRCSLTGHDLNRKYKSKVKKCYPSIWYTRNMIRRVMEKRDIFLYCDIHGHNRKQNAFMYGCEREQEPKAPHLRPRAFPLLLSKNCPDKFSFPDCHFRVRKSKESTGRVVMWKMGINNSYTLEASVCGSKLGWRQSTHFDIKDFESIGQHFCDALLNYSVDNKEEHEQVVTQQAKVSSEVLNSDALDWDSSSRSSDSSDSCDVAAHRLKLGTKKKTNHREIPLTALLRTELMKAKIPQALKFNTRYFMNFTQ; encoded by the exons ATGTCAGCGTGCCTGGAGAGCGAG gatgAAGACTCCCATAACTCCCGTGAGGCAGAAGACAGTCAGCAGCGCACAGTTCATGCAG ATTCTGTCTGTGCTGATATTCTTCCAAGGGCAAAACAGTTACCATTTGACtcagaggtggtggtgccccatttgcaggagctgcagaatcCATGTGACTTACCACCTCCGGGTCAGTTTTCCCAGGTGCATTGGCCAAACCAGTGTGAAGTCAGCAGGGACAGAATTGAGCACATTG ACTGGATACCCAGTAGTCCTGAGCCGTTGTACATTCCAACAGGTTTGGAGATCACACCATCCTACCAACCTCCTCACAAGGGCACTGTGATTTATCTAGGAGAAG GTCTCTGCCCTGTGAAACAGATCTTCCATCAGAAAGTGGACAATACTCTCATCTTTGAAGCACGATTTGAGAGTGGTAATTTGCAGAAGGTGGTTAAAAT CAGAAATGAATTTGAATACCAGCTGACACTGCGAACTGACCTCTACACAAGCAGGCACGTGCAGTGGTTTTACTTCCAAGTAAGCAATACTCAGGCAGGGATGCCTTATCGCTTCACCATTGTCAACTTCACCAAGCGTAAAAGCCTGTATAGACATGGTTTGCGGCCGCTGTTGTACTCAGAAGTTGATGCTAAGGAACACAACATTGGCTGGCGAAGGGCAGGAAATGAAATCAAGTATTACAAAACCAATGTGAGTGAAGGTGGACGTCAGTATTTCTCACTCACGTGGACATTTCAGTTTCCTCATGACAGAGACACTTGCTATTTTGCCCACTGCTATCCTTATACCTACTCCAACCTGCAGAAGTATCTGGTGGCCGTCTCTAAAGATCCAGTGAAGTCCAAGTTCTGCAAGATTCACATCTTGTGCCATTCCTTGGCAGGAAATATAGTACACGTCTTAACTATCACCAACCCCCCTGAAAGTGGCAAGGacacaaagagaaaagctgtgatTCTAACTGCTAGAGTGCATCCTGGAGAAACCAACAGCTCCTGGATAATGAAGGGCATTCTGGATTACATTCTTGGTAATTCAAGCAAAGCTCATCAGCTCCGGGACACTTTTGTCTTCAAAGTGGTACCAATGTTGAATCCAGATGGTGTGATTGTGGGAAATCATCGCTGCTCTTTAACAGGTCATGACTTGAATCGCAAATACAAATCTAAAGTGAAGAAGTGTTATCCCTCAATCTGGTATACCCGAAACATGATCAGAAG AGTGATGGAGAAGCgtgacatttttctgtattgtgaCATCCATGGtcacaacagaaaacaaaatgctttcatgTATGGTTGTGAGAGAGAGCAGGAACCAAAAGCACCACACTTGCGTCCACGTGCCTTTCCACTCTTGCTGAGCAAGAATTGCCCAGATAAG TTTTCATTCCCAGACTGCCATTTCAGAGTACgaaagagcaaagaaagcaCAGGTCGAGTTGTAATGTGGAAGATGGGCATCAACAACAGCTACACTTTGGAAGCCTCTGTTTGTGGCTCTAAGCTGG GCTGGAGACAAAGCACCCATTTTGATATCAAAGACTTTGAGTCAATAGGACAGCATTTCTGTGACGCTCTCTTGAACTACTCTGTTGATAATAAGGAG GAACATGAGCAAGTAGTGACACAGCAAGCTAAGGTGAGCTCCGAAGTCCTGAATTCTGATGCATTAGACTGGGATTCCAG CAGCCGATCTTCTGACAGCTCAGACTCCTGTGATGTTGCTGCACACCGGCTAAAGCTAGGTACTAAG aaaaaaacaaaccatcgGGAGATCCCTTTAACAGCACTGCTAAGGACAGAActcatgaaagcaaaaat TCCTCAGGCACTGAAATTCAACACAAGATATTTCATGAACTTCACCCAGTAG
- the AGBL3 gene encoding cytosolic carboxypeptidase 3 isoform X2, whose protein sequence is MSACLESEDEDSHNSREAEDSQQRTVHADSVCADILPRAKQLPFDSEVVVPHLQELQNPCDLPPPGQFSQVHWPNQCEVSRDRIEHIDWIPSSPEPLYIPTGLEITPSYQPPHKGTVIYLGEGLCPVKQIFHQKVDNTLIFEARFESGNLQKVVKINEFEYQLTLRTDLYTSRHVQWFYFQVSNTQAGMPYRFTIVNFTKRKSLYRHGLRPLLYSEVDAKEHNIGWRRAGNEIKYYKTNVSEGGRQYFSLTWTFQFPHDRDTCYFAHCYPYTYSNLQKYLVAVSKDPVKSKFCKIHILCHSLAGNIVHVLTITNPPESGKDTKRKAVILTARVHPGETNSSWIMKGILDYILGNSSKAHQLRDTFVFKVVPMLNPDGVIVGNHRCSLTGHDLNRKYKSKVKKCYPSIWYTRNMIRRVMEKRDIFLYCDIHGHNRKQNAFMYGCEREQEPKAPHLRPRAFPLLLSKNCPDKFSFPDCHFRVRKSKESTGRVVMWKMGINNSYTLEASVCGSKLGWRQSTHFDIKDFESIGQHFCDALLNYSVDNKEEHEQVVTQQAKVSSEVLNSDALDWDSSSRSSDSSDSCDVAAHRLKLGTKKKTNHREIPLTALLRTELMKAKIPQALKFNTRYFMNFTQ, encoded by the exons ATGTCAGCGTGCCTGGAGAGCGAG gatgAAGACTCCCATAACTCCCGTGAGGCAGAAGACAGTCAGCAGCGCACAGTTCATGCAG ATTCTGTCTGTGCTGATATTCTTCCAAGGGCAAAACAGTTACCATTTGACtcagaggtggtggtgccccatttgcaggagctgcagaatcCATGTGACTTACCACCTCCGGGTCAGTTTTCCCAGGTGCATTGGCCAAACCAGTGTGAAGTCAGCAGGGACAGAATTGAGCACATTG ACTGGATACCCAGTAGTCCTGAGCCGTTGTACATTCCAACAGGTTTGGAGATCACACCATCCTACCAACCTCCTCACAAGGGCACTGTGATTTATCTAGGAGAAG GTCTCTGCCCTGTGAAACAGATCTTCCATCAGAAAGTGGACAATACTCTCATCTTTGAAGCACGATTTGAGAGTGGTAATTTGCAGAAGGTGGTTAAAAT AAATGAATTTGAATACCAGCTGACACTGCGAACTGACCTCTACACAAGCAGGCACGTGCAGTGGTTTTACTTCCAAGTAAGCAATACTCAGGCAGGGATGCCTTATCGCTTCACCATTGTCAACTTCACCAAGCGTAAAAGCCTGTATAGACATGGTTTGCGGCCGCTGTTGTACTCAGAAGTTGATGCTAAGGAACACAACATTGGCTGGCGAAGGGCAGGAAATGAAATCAAGTATTACAAAACCAATGTGAGTGAAGGTGGACGTCAGTATTTCTCACTCACGTGGACATTTCAGTTTCCTCATGACAGAGACACTTGCTATTTTGCCCACTGCTATCCTTATACCTACTCCAACCTGCAGAAGTATCTGGTGGCCGTCTCTAAAGATCCAGTGAAGTCCAAGTTCTGCAAGATTCACATCTTGTGCCATTCCTTGGCAGGAAATATAGTACACGTCTTAACTATCACCAACCCCCCTGAAAGTGGCAAGGacacaaagagaaaagctgtgatTCTAACTGCTAGAGTGCATCCTGGAGAAACCAACAGCTCCTGGATAATGAAGGGCATTCTGGATTACATTCTTGGTAATTCAAGCAAAGCTCATCAGCTCCGGGACACTTTTGTCTTCAAAGTGGTACCAATGTTGAATCCAGATGGTGTGATTGTGGGAAATCATCGCTGCTCTTTAACAGGTCATGACTTGAATCGCAAATACAAATCTAAAGTGAAGAAGTGTTATCCCTCAATCTGGTATACCCGAAACATGATCAGAAG AGTGATGGAGAAGCgtgacatttttctgtattgtgaCATCCATGGtcacaacagaaaacaaaatgctttcatgTATGGTTGTGAGAGAGAGCAGGAACCAAAAGCACCACACTTGCGTCCACGTGCCTTTCCACTCTTGCTGAGCAAGAATTGCCCAGATAAG TTTTCATTCCCAGACTGCCATTTCAGAGTACgaaagagcaaagaaagcaCAGGTCGAGTTGTAATGTGGAAGATGGGCATCAACAACAGCTACACTTTGGAAGCCTCTGTTTGTGGCTCTAAGCTGG GCTGGAGACAAAGCACCCATTTTGATATCAAAGACTTTGAGTCAATAGGACAGCATTTCTGTGACGCTCTCTTGAACTACTCTGTTGATAATAAGGAG GAACATGAGCAAGTAGTGACACAGCAAGCTAAGGTGAGCTCCGAAGTCCTGAATTCTGATGCATTAGACTGGGATTCCAG CAGCCGATCTTCTGACAGCTCAGACTCCTGTGATGTTGCTGCACACCGGCTAAAGCTAGGTACTAAG aaaaaaacaaaccatcgGGAGATCCCTTTAACAGCACTGCTAAGGACAGAActcatgaaagcaaaaat TCCTCAGGCACTGAAATTCAACACAAGATATTTCATGAACTTCACCCAGTAG